TGGAAAACCCGGGCAACTTCGTTGAGGCGCTGAAGCAGAGCCAGGACGAGAACTCGCCGGTTTCGGCCAAGTTCGGTCCGCGCACCCTTTCGTGGCGCATCGAGCTGAACTTCGCGCAGAACATGACCGACGACCCGTACGAGCAGGAACTGCGCGGCCTCTTCCGCGAGCTTCCGTTCCGTCAGGCGCTCAGCCACGCGATTGACCGTGATGCGGTCGGTCAGGCACTGGCCCGCGGTCCGTTCGCCTACCCGTACATCGGCGGTTTTGCGTCGGGTTCGCCCTACTACGATCCGGAATATTCGGTCTACACCCCGTTCGATCAGGACAAGGCCAAGGAACTGCTCGCAGGTCTGGGTCTTGAAGACACCGACGGCAACGGCGTTCTGAACATGCCGGGCACCGGTGAGGATCTGGTCATCGACATGACCTACAAGCCGCAGCGGACCGACGACCGCAAGCAGATGGACGCCGTGACCTCGCAACTGGCCGAGGTTGGTATCCGCGTTCTGCCCAAGACCGTGGACGAAACCAGTTTCGATCCGATGCGCAACGCGGGCGACTTCAGCGCGATCCTGCAACGTGCGAACTTCGTGCTGCCGACCCGTGAAGCTTGCGGCAACCTGCCCGTTTCGGACATCTGCCCGCCGTTCCACCTGTCGGGCCCCGATGGACGTGACAGCCTGCCGTTCGAAGAGCGTCTGACCGCGATCACCAACGAGATGAGCGCGACCGACGACGCCGAAAAGCAGACCGAACTGGCCAATGAGATGGAGCAACTCCTGACCGAAAACCTCTATAATATCGGTCTGGTGCAGGTGCCTGCCGCGCTTCTGGTCAACAAGCGTGTCCAGAACGCACACCCCGGCACGCCTGTGTTCATGTATGAATGGGCAGAAGATGCTGTGATCCGCGAGCGCCTCTGGGTGCCTGCCGACCAGCAGATGGAGGAAATCCTCCCGGGAACCGTGGCTGTTTACGAATAAGCCGCATCCCACCCGACGGTTCGGCCTCTTCGGGGGCCGAACCACAAAGCCCACCGCTATGCTCGTCAGGACTACGTGATGGACCTACTCGGTTTCCTATTGAAGCGGCTCGCCGCGACCATCCCCTTGCTTATCGCAATTTCTATCGTCTCGTTTCTCATCATTCAGGCCGTGCCCGGAGACTACGTGGACCGATGGATGTCCGCGACGCAGGCGCAAACGGGCAAATCCTATGACGAGCTTCTGCCGCAGGCGACCGCCATGCGCGAACGTCTCGGCCTCGATCAGCCGGTTGCCATCCAGTACCTCGTCTGGGTCAAGGACATCGTGACCGACTTCGATTTCGGCATGTCCTTCCGCCACAACCGCCCCGTCACCGAGGTCATCGGCGTCCGCCTTCCGCGCACCCTGCTGCTGGCGATCTCTACCGTGATCCTGTCGCAGGTCATCGGCGTGCTGCTGGGCATCTATGCCGCGACGAACCAGTACAAACTGGGCGACAACTTCGCGACGATCATCGCCTTCCTCGGCATTGTGATCCCGAAGTTCGTGATCTCGCTCGTCATCCTCTATCTTCTCGCCTTTGTCTGGCACTCGCCCTACATCGGCGCCGTCAACTCGGCTCAGTTCATCCTGCAAGACCACTGGTCGCTGGCCAAGTTCTGGGACTTCCTCAAACACGTCTGGCCCGTGCTGCTCGTGTCGATCTGGGCCGGTCAGGCCTACACCACGCGCATGATGCGGGGGAACCTGCTCGACACGCTGAACATGCAATACGTTGAGACCGCCCGCGCCAAGGGTCTGTCCAAGCGCAAGGTGCTGTTCAAGCACGCCGTTCCGAACGCGCTGCATCCCGTGGTGATGAACCTCGGCACCCGCTTCGACTATATGATCAAGGGCGAGATCGAGATTGCGATCGTCCTCGGCATTCCGACTGTCGGCCCGCTGATCCTCAGTTCGGTTGCCGACCGCGACATGTATGTGGTCGCTGCGATCTTCATGATGGTCGCGGTGCTGCTCGTCCTCGGCAACCTCTTTGCCGACCTCCTTCTGGCGCTCATCGACCCGCGCGTGCGCCGTGCCACCCTGTCGCGTGCGTGAGGGGGACACAATGACCGACCAGACAATGAACGCCGAAGAAGTACAGGCCACCAATGGCCTCAGCTACTGGCAACTCGTCCGCCGCCGCTTTGTCCGCAACCGCTACGGCATGGTGGGCCTGATCGCCGCGATGATCGTGATCATTATGGCCGTCTTTGCGGGCTTCATCGCGCCCTACGGTGTGGAGACCAAGGACCGCACCGCCATCTATCAACCGCCGCAAGGCATCCACATCATCGCGCCCGAAGGCGGCCTGACCCGTCCCTACGTGATGGGCTGGGGCGAAGAGATGGACCCTGTGACTTACGAGATCACCTTTGCCCCCGACCCCGAACTGCGCCGCGATCTCGCGCTGTTCGTCGAGGGGACGGAGTGGACGTTCCTCGGCCTGACGTTCGACACGCACCTTTTCGGTACGGCGGACGGCTCTCCGTTCCACCTGCTCGGCACGGACTCGCTGGGGCGCGACGTGTTCTCCCGCATGGTCTGGGGTACCCGCGTGACGCTGCTGATGGGCGTGCTCGTTACTGCCGCCGCGCTGGTGATCGGCACTACGGTAGGCGTCGCCTCGGGCTACTTCGGCGGCACGTTCGACCTGATCGTGCAGCGGATCGTGGAGTTCGTCAAAAGCTTCCCCGACCTGCCGCTCTACCTCGCGCTGGTGGCTGTTCTACCGCGCAGGGCCGAGCCGATGACCATCTTCATCATGTTCGCCGCGATCCTCGTGCTCCTTCGTTGGGCGGACCTCTCGCGGGAACTGAGGGGCAAGGTCATTTCCATCCGCACGATGGATTACGTCCGCGCGGCAGAGGCCGTCGGCGCCAAAGACAGCCGTATCCTCACCCGCCACATCGTACCAAACACCTCGTCCCACATGATCGTCTGGGCGACCTATCAGCTGCCGGAAGTCATCCTGCTGGAAAGCTTCCTGTCGTTCCTCGGCGTGGGCGTTCAGGCCCCGATGGTCAGCTGGGGCACCATGCTGAACCAGGTGCGCGACTTCCAGTCGTTCGCCGCTGCGCCGTGGCTGATGGCTCCCGTCGGCATGATCGTCATCTCCGTGCTTGCCTTCAACGCCTTTGGCGACGGTATGCGCGACGCAATGGACCCGTATTCCAATGACTGACACACTCCTCGATATTCAAGACGTCGCGGTCACATTCAAAACCGTGACCGGCACCGTCAAAGCCGTGCGCGGCGTGTCCTACGACATCAAACGTGGCGAGACGCTGGCCGTGGTCGGTGAAAGCGGCTCAGGCAAATCGGTGACGGCGCGGGCGATCATGTCCATGCTGGCCGACAACGCCCGCCTCGATCCCGCGAGCAAGATCACTTTCGACGGACAAGACCTCACCGCCCTGCCAGAGGTCGAGATGCAGAAAATCCGCGGCAACAAGATCTCCATGATCTTCCAAGAGCCGCTGACCTCGCTCAACCCGATCTACAAGGTCGGCGATCAGGTGGCAGAGATCATCCTCACCCACCGCAATGTGTCGAAGAAGGAAGCACGCAAAGAGGTCCTGCAACTCTTCAAGGAAGTGCAGCTGCCCAATCCCGAAATGCGCCTGAACCAGTACCCGCACGAAATGTCCGGCGGGCAGCGTCAGCGCGTGATGATCGCGATGGCGCTGGCGAACAAGCCGGACCTGCTGATTGCGGACGAGCCGACAACCGCGCTCGACGTGACCGTTCAAGCGGAAATCCTGTCGCTGCTCAAACAGCTTCAACGCACGCACGGGATGGCGGTCATTCTGATTACCCACGATTTGACGGTGGTCGAAAAGACCTCCGACCGCGTGGTGGTCATGCGCTACGGCGAGATCGTCGAGCGCGGCAATACCGCCGAGGTCTTCGCCGACCCGCAGCACCCTTACACGCGGCACCTTCTCGCCTCCGAACCCAAGGGCCGCCCCGATCCGCTGTCCGAAAACGCGGGCCCGCTGATGCAGGCCAACGATATGCGCGTGGTGTTCGAGGTCAAGACGGGCGGCATGTTCACCCGCAAGACGCACGAGCTGATCGCTGTGAACGACATCACCGCGATGATCCGCAAGGGCGAAACGCTCGGCATCGTGGGCGAAAGCGGCTCGGGCAAAACGACGCTCGGCATGGCGATGATCGGCCTCGGTGCCGCCCACGCCCGCGGCGAAGTGCTGTTCGAAGGCCAGCGGATCGACAACCTGACCCGTTCGCAGATGCGCCCGCTCCGCACGAAAATTCAGGTGGTGTTCCAAGACCCGTTCTCGTCGCTGAACCCCCGCATGATCGTGCGGCAGATCCTCGAAGAAGGGCTGATCGTCAACGGCATCGGCGGTTCGGCCAAGGAACGCGAAGCCCTCGTGCGCGAGGCATTGCACGAGGTCCAGATGGACGCCGATGCGATGACACGCTTCCCCCACGAATTCTCGGGCGGCCAGCGCCAGCGTATCGCCATTGCGCGCGCGCTGATCCTCAAGCCCGAGTTCATCCTGCTGGACGAGCCGACCTCCGCGCTCGACCTGTCCATTCAGGCGCAGATCATCGACCTGCTGCGAGACCTGCGCGTGCGTCACGACCTCAGTTACATGTTCATCAGCCACGACCTGAAAGTGGTCAAGGCTCTCTGCCACAACGTCATTGTCATGCAGAACGGCCGGATGGTCGAAGCTGGCCCGACGCTCGACGTTCTCGAAAACCCCCAGACCGAATACACGCAGCGCCTTGTCGACGCCGCGTTCAATGTTGTCGCCGCCTGACGCGGCCAGAATAAGGATTTACCCATGACCGGTTCACCGAAAATCGCCTTTATCGGCGCAGGTTCGTCTGTCTTCATGAAGAACATTATCGGCGACGTCCTCCAGCGTCCCGCGCTGCAAAACGCCCACGTCGCGTTGATGGATATCAACCGCGAGCGGCTCGAAGAATCCGAGATCGTGTTCAACAAACTCGTCTCCTCGCTCGGCGTGCCTGCGACCCATTCGCTGCACACCGACCGCCGCGAGGCGCTGGACGGCGCTGACTTCGTCGTCGTCGCTTTCCAGATCGGCGGTTATGATCCCTGCACCATCACCGACTTCGAAGTACCGAAAAAATACGGCCTCCGCCAGACTATCGCGGATACGCTCGGCGTTGGCGGCATCATGCGCGGGCTGCGCACCGTCCCGCACCTCTGGGCGATTTGCGAGGACATGCTGGACGTCTGCCCCGACGCACTGATGCTCCAGTACGTGAACCCGATGGCGATCAACACTTGGGCGATTGCCAAGAAATACCCGCAGATCAAACAGGTCGGCCTCTGCCACTCGGTCCAAGGCACGGCGCATGAACTGGCCTCCGACCTTCAGATCGCGGACGACAAAATCCGGTATCTGTCGGCGGGCATCAACCACGTCGCCTTCTTCCTCAAGTTCGAGGAAATCATGGAGGACGGAAGCTACCGCGACCTCTACCCCGACCTCCAGAAAGGCTATGCCGAAGGCACATATCCCCGCCCCGAAAGCTCGTGGAACAAGCGCTGCCCGAACAAGGTCCGCTATGAGATGATGAAGAAGACGGGTTACTTCGCGACCGAAAGCTCCGAGCATTTCGCCGAATACACCCCGTGGTTCATCAAGGAAGGCCGCGAGGACCTGATCGAACGTTTCGGCATCCCGCTTGATGAATATCCCAAGCGCTGCATTGAGCAGATCGACCGCTGGAAGGACACGCTCGACAAGTACAAAGAGGCCGACAAGATCGACGTGCCCAGTTCGGTCGAATACGCCTCGCAGATCATCAACTCGGTCTGGACGGGCGTGCCGTCAGTCATCTACGGCAACATCGCCAACGACGACTATATTCCGGCCCTGCCCCACGGCTGCGCGGTCGAAGTACCGTGCCTCGTGGACCGCAACGGCATCCAGCCGACCCGCGTCGCCAATGTGCCGCCGCAGCTGGCCGCAATCATGCGTTCCAACGTGAACGTGCAGGAATTGACCGTCGCTGCCCTCTTGGAAGAACGCCGCGATCACATCTACCATGCTGCGATGATGGACCCGCACACAGGTGCCGAACTCGACCTCGACCAGATCTGGGAGTTGATGGACGAGCTGATCGAGGCGCATGGCGAGTGGCTGCCGTCGTGGATTCACGAACAGAAAGCCTGAGCTATATGACGAGCGCCGCAGACCCCAAGTCGATCATCATCACCGGCGGCGGCACCGCCGGATGGCTTGCGGCGCTCATCCTTCAGGCAGAGGCGAAGCGGCAGAACCTGCCGCTTGCCATCACGCTGGTCGAAAGCTCCAAAATCCCGACCATCGGCGTGGGCGAAGGCACCACCGCGATCTTTCGCGGGCTGCTGCAATCGCTTGGACTGGACGAGGCTGAGTTCCTCGCCAAGACTGACGCCACGATCAAATTCGGCATCCGTCACCGTGACTGGCGGCGGAAGGGCCACGTCTATGATGGGCCGATCGACGACGTGTATTTCCTCGCCGATAAGGTCCCGAACGGCGGCATGTGGATCGACAATTACTGCGTCGCCGCTGGCCGGTCCGTCACCGAGCCGCACATCTTTGCCGCGCTCATGGCCAAGGGCAAAGCGCCCGTGGCAGAGGTGGATGGCCGCACCGTCGCCGTCAGCCAGTTCCACCACGCCTACCACTTCGACCAGGCCAAGGTCGGCGCGTGGCTGCGGAGCAAAGCGAACGGCATCGCCACCGTCGACGCTATTGTCGAAGGCGCGGAGCGTGACCCCGAGACCGGCGACATCACCGCGCTGCGGCTGGACAATGGCGACACTCTGACGGGCGATTTCTTTATCGATGCCACGGGCTTCCGCCGCGCCCTGATCGCTGGGGAAATGGGCGCAGATTGGGTCAGCTACGCCGACGCCCTGCCCGTCAACCGCGCCATGCCGTTCTGGCTGGGTCACGGGGACGGCGAAATTCCGAGCTACACTCACGCGTGGGCGCAAGGCGCGGGCTGGATGTGGCAGATCCCGACGGCGGAGCGGATGGGCTGCGGCTACGTCTACTCCGACCGCCACACCACTCCCGATCAGGCGCAGGCCGAGATCGAAGCCACCCTCGGCCACAAGATCGAGCCCCGCAACGACATCAAGATCGACGCGGGCCGACTATCCGAGGTCTGGCGCGGCAATGTCCTCGCCATTGGTCTGGCGGGTTCGTTCCTTGAACCGCTAGAGGCGACCTCGATCCACGGCACGCTGGTGCAACTGCTGCTGTTTGCCCATCGGCATCTGGCGGACTTCTGCGATACCAATGGCCGCGACGCCTACAACGCCGCCATCGCCGAGCAGGTCGACGACTTTCGCGATTTCATCAACCTGCACTACGTCAGCGAGCGTCGCGACACGCCCTTCTGGACCGATGTGGCCGAAAATTTCATCCTGCCCCAGACCCGCGAGCGGCTGGAGCGGTGGTCGCGCAAGATGCCTGACGCGAGCGACTTCACGAACAACCTCGGCGGGCTGCCGCATGTGGAGGAACTCCTGCATCTTCCCGTCCTCGACGGGCTCGGCCTGCTGAACCAGCAGGTCGCCCGCGCCGCGATGGACCGCGACAAGCGCCTCCGCGCCTTTGCCCGCGAGACCACGGATTACCTGACGCAGCAGGCGAAAACCGCTGCGTCCAAAGCATTGAGCCACAAAGAATACCTGTCGCGGCTCAAGGCCGCCCACTGAAAGGATCTGCCATGACGCGCAGCATCGGCGTTTGTTATTACCCCGAACACTGGCCCGAAGAAATCTGGGCCGAAGACGCCGCCCGCATGGCCGAGGCTGGCATCAAATGGGTCCGCATCGCCGAATTCGCGTGGTCGCGGATGGAGCCGGAGGAAGGCACCTACGATCTGGACTGGCTGGACCGCGCTATAGAGACGCTCGGCGCGGCGGGGCTGAAGATCGTCATGTGCACCCCCACCGCCACGCCTCCGCGCTGGATGGGCACCAAACACCCCGACATGTACGCCGTCGATGCGCAGGGCCGCCCGCGCGGCTTCGGCTCGCGCCGCCATTATGATTTCGCGCACCAAGGCTACCGCGAGGACTGCGCGCGGATCACCACCAAACTCGCAGAGCGCTACGGCAAGAACCCGCATGTCGCCGCGTGGCAGACTGACAACGAATACGCCTGCCATGACACGACGGTGTCCTACTCGCCCGTCGCACTCGTCCAGTTCCGCGACTGGCTAGCCCGCAAATACCAGTCCCCGCAAGCGCTGAACCGCGCGTGGGGCAACGTGTTCTGGTCGATGGAATACGCGAGCTTCGACGAAATCGCGCTGCCGAACCTCACCGTGACTGAACCGAACCCAGCGCATGTGATGGACTTCCGCCGCTTCGCCTCGGATCAGGTGGCGGAGTTCAACAAGGTCCAGACCGACATCCTGCGCCGCCACACCGATGCGCCGCTGATCCATAACTACATGGGGTTCGAGGTGAGCTTCGATCATTTCAAAGTCGGTGCCGACCTCGACGTGGCAAGTTGGGACAGCTACCCGATCGGCTTCCTGTCGCAGAAGGTCGAAGCGCCAAACGCCCACAAAATCCACCACCTGCGCACGGGCGATCCCGATTTGCAGGGCTTCCATCACGACCTCTACCGCGCTGTCGGACGCGGGCGTTGGTGGGTGATGGAGCAACAACCCGGTCCCGTGAACTGGGCACCATGGAACCCCGCGCCGCTGGCGGGGATGCCGCGCCTTTGGGCGTGGGAAGCCTTTGCCCACGGCGCCGAAGTCGTCAGCTATTTCCGCTGGCGTCAGGCTCCGTTCGCGCAGGAACAGATGCACGCGGGCCTTCTGCGCCCCGACAGCGCCCCCGCCCCCGCATTGGGCGAAGCCACGCAGGTCGCCAAGGAAATCGCAGCACTGGGCGAAGACGCGGGCTGCGCCAAAGGGCAAGCCGCCATCGTGTTCGACTACGCAAGCGCGTGGGCATGGCAGACCCAGCCGCAGGGGCGCGATTTCAGCTACTACCAGATCGTATTCGACCTCTATCGTGGGCTGCGGCGGCTCGGGATCGACGTCGATATCCTGCCGCCCGATACGGCCGCGCTGGGGGACTATAAGCTGGCGCTGGTGCCTGCGATGTTCACTCTGCCGGACAGCCTGAAGGACGCTATCGCCGCGCATGAGGGCATCGTGCTGGTCGGCCCGCGCACCAACTCCAAAACGCCCGATTTCGCGATCCCGACGCCGCTGCCGCCGAGCCTCTCTGGGCTCGATTGCACTGTCTCGCGGGTCGAGAGCCTGCCGCCGAGCGCGACCGTTCCGCTGCACGGCGGCGGTCATTTCAAGCGCTGGTTCGAGGAACTGGAGAGCGCCGATGTCCTGCTGAAAACCGAAGGTGGGATGCCCGCTGTGGTCGGTGGGAACATCCGGTACCTCGCGGGCTGGCCAGACGATGCCGCCTGTCATCACATCCTGTCGGACGCCGCAAAGGCCGCCGGAATTGAGGTCGAAAACCTGCCAAACGGCCTTCGCCGCCGCGACACGCAAGGCCACCGGATCTGGTTCAACTACAACCCCGATCCCGTCACGCATCGCGGCCTGACCATCGACGGCTGCGGCGTCCATATCGAGAAACTCTGACGACTCACCCTAGGGCCGATTCTGCCGCTGTGCAGCAATCGGCCCGAGCGAGGAGAAATCCACATCTCTCCCGTAAAAAAAGTTTTCGGGCGCCTCCGTTTATGACACCCGAAAACGGCTCGCCGCAGCGCAAAATCATACATTGCAGGCGCAGCATTTATTCCCGCAAAGCATTGAATTAGGCCAAACGATTTCCGACGCAGTTGCGAAATTCAGCCGAAAACACTGTCATACAACCGTTACGTGGGTGTTGCGTGGGTGTCATCGCCTGCGTGGTAGACAGGCTTTGCACACGTGTGCAACGATCACCGAACAGATTGATTTGCCAGGAACAGACTTCATGACTTTTACTGCCACTCGCACGGCGCTTACCGCCGCGCTTCTGTCCAGCGTCGCATTTGGCGCCGCTGCCGAAGATTACACCATTACCGTTTGGGCCGGTGGTTCCGGGGATAATGCCACCTATCGCTGGGAAGCCATCGAAATGGCCGCCGACCTGATGGAACGCGAAGCTGCCGTGCGCGGTGAAGAGCTGACCATCACGGTTGAATCGCAGGCTTGGACCGGTTGGGACGATTTCAAGCAAGCCTTCACCCTCGCCTCCGAAGCCGACAACGCGCCGGACATCATCGTATCGGGTCACGAGGACATCGGTCCGTGGTCCGAAGCGGGCCTGATCGTCCCGATCGAAGACTACGTGTTCTTCGACAGCTACCCGCTGAACACCATCTACCCGAACCTGATCGACGTCGCGACCTTCAACGGCCAGATCTGGGGCATCCCGCAGGACGCCGAAGCGCGCGTCATGTACTGGTCGATCCCCGCTCTCGAAGCCATCGGCTGGTCGGCTGACGAAATCGACAGCCTGCCCGACCGCATCGCCAGCGGCGAATTCACGCTCTACGACATGCTCGACGCTGTGAAGAAGATGCAGGACGCAGGCGTTCTGGAAGCCAACATGGGCTTTGCCCCGCGCGTCTCGAACGGCCCCGACTACTGGCAGTTCTACCAGTCCTTCGGCGGCGAAATGGCTGACGAAGAGAGCGGCAAGCTTGTCGTCGATACCGAAGCTCTTAAGGGCACGTACCAGTTCTTCGTCGATGCGACCGAGATGGGCGTGGTTTCGGGCACGCACCTTGGTAGCGAATGGGACGTCTGGCACCAGAACGCGGCCTCGGGCAACTACGGCGCATGGCATGGTGGCACGTGGCACTACGCCCAGTGGACCAACCAGTTCGGTCTGGAGGACTTCTTCAATACCGTCCAGTACTCGCTGATCCCCGCTGGTAACGACGCTGGCCGCGCCAACTCGATCACTCACCCGCTGGTCTACCTCGTGACCTCGGCCGCGTCGGAAGACGAAGCCGTGATCGCAGCGGAACTGATCGCCAAGGCCTCGACCCCTGAAATCAACGCGCTGCACGCGGTCAAATCCGCCCACCTCGCAATTTCGGAAGACGAGACCACCGTCCCGCTCTACGCCGAAAACCGCTGGCTGGCTGCCGCCTCGGAGCGCCTCGCACCGAGCACCAACGCGATCCCGAACAACTCCGACTTCGGCGTTTACTGGACCGCGATGTTCGACGGCCTGGAAGCCGCTTGGACCGGCGTTTCGTCGGTTGACGACGCGGTTGCCGAGGTCGAGACCACCGTCAAGCAGGCTCTGGGCGACGATGTCATCATCCGCTGACCTGAACACCGGAGTGGCGCGCAAATCGCGCCGCTCCGACCGCCGCCGCCCTCGTATTTCGGGGCTGGGACTGGCGCTTCTCGCCCCTGCACTTTTCCTCCTTTCCCTCTTTTTCTTTGCGCCCGTCATCCTGACCGGTGTCTTCGCCTTCACCGATCTGTCGACGTCGACGGGCATCGGGCGCGGCCAGTACGTGGTCACGCCGAACCTCCTGCGCCAACTGGGCGATCAGGGCCTGACCGAGGATGACGCGACCGCCATCGCGAGCGTGAGCATCAGCATCGACGAGGCAGGCATTGCCCGCGCGACAGAAGGCGGCGTCGACCCCGATTTCCTGTCCGAGATCGAGGACCGCTTTGCCGGAGAGAGCTTCGATGACCCGCGCGCCTTTTCCCGCGAATTGCGCGGCCTGCCCAATGCGCCGCGCCGTCCGCGCGAGCTGACCCAGACCGCCGAGTATTTCGAGACCAGCGTTCTCAACACCCGCTTCGACAACCCCGAGGCGCTGACCGCGCAGCTTGCCGATGTCGCCCCCGATGTGTCTTCGGACACCATCGCGTGGAT
Above is a window of Marivivens aquimaris DNA encoding:
- a CDS encoding ABC transporter permease: MDLLGFLLKRLAATIPLLIAISIVSFLIIQAVPGDYVDRWMSATQAQTGKSYDELLPQATAMRERLGLDQPVAIQYLVWVKDIVTDFDFGMSFRHNRPVTEVIGVRLPRTLLLAISTVILSQVIGVLLGIYAATNQYKLGDNFATIIAFLGIVIPKFVISLVILYLLAFVWHSPYIGAVNSAQFILQDHWSLAKFWDFLKHVWPVLLVSIWAGQAYTTRMMRGNLLDTLNMQYVETARAKGLSKRKVLFKHAVPNALHPVVMNLGTRFDYMIKGEIEIAIVLGIPTVGPLILSSVADRDMYVVAAIFMMVAVLLVLGNLFADLLLALIDPRVRRATLSRA
- a CDS encoding ABC transporter ATP-binding protein is translated as MTDTLLDIQDVAVTFKTVTGTVKAVRGVSYDIKRGETLAVVGESGSGKSVTARAIMSMLADNARLDPASKITFDGQDLTALPEVEMQKIRGNKISMIFQEPLTSLNPIYKVGDQVAEIILTHRNVSKKEARKEVLQLFKEVQLPNPEMRLNQYPHEMSGGQRQRVMIAMALANKPDLLIADEPTTALDVTVQAEILSLLKQLQRTHGMAVILITHDLTVVEKTSDRVVVMRYGEIVERGNTAEVFADPQHPYTRHLLASEPKGRPDPLSENAGPLMQANDMRVVFEVKTGGMFTRKTHELIAVNDITAMIRKGETLGIVGESGSGKTTLGMAMIGLGAAHARGEVLFEGQRIDNLTRSQMRPLRTKIQVVFQDPFSSLNPRMIVRQILEEGLIVNGIGGSAKEREALVREALHEVQMDADAMTRFPHEFSGGQRQRIAIARALILKPEFILLDEPTSALDLSIQAQIIDLLRDLRVRHDLSYMFISHDLKVVKALCHNVIVMQNGRMVEAGPTLDVLENPQTEYTQRLVDAAFNVVAA
- a CDS encoding ABC transporter permease, which codes for MTDQTMNAEEVQATNGLSYWQLVRRRFVRNRYGMVGLIAAMIVIIMAVFAGFIAPYGVETKDRTAIYQPPQGIHIIAPEGGLTRPYVMGWGEEMDPVTYEITFAPDPELRRDLALFVEGTEWTFLGLTFDTHLFGTADGSPFHLLGTDSLGRDVFSRMVWGTRVTLLMGVLVTAAALVIGTTVGVASGYFGGTFDLIVQRIVEFVKSFPDLPLYLALVAVLPRRAEPMTIFIMFAAILVLLRWADLSRELRGKVISIRTMDYVRAAEAVGAKDSRILTRHIVPNTSSHMIVWATYQLPEVILLESFLSFLGVGVQAPMVSWGTMLNQVRDFQSFAAAPWLMAPVGMIVISVLAFNAFGDGMRDAMDPYSND
- a CDS encoding tryptophan halogenase family protein, whose amino-acid sequence is MTSAADPKSIIITGGGTAGWLAALILQAEAKRQNLPLAITLVESSKIPTIGVGEGTTAIFRGLLQSLGLDEAEFLAKTDATIKFGIRHRDWRRKGHVYDGPIDDVYFLADKVPNGGMWIDNYCVAAGRSVTEPHIFAALMAKGKAPVAEVDGRTVAVSQFHHAYHFDQAKVGAWLRSKANGIATVDAIVEGAERDPETGDITALRLDNGDTLTGDFFIDATGFRRALIAGEMGADWVSYADALPVNRAMPFWLGHGDGEIPSYTHAWAQGAGWMWQIPTAERMGCGYVYSDRHTTPDQAQAEIEATLGHKIEPRNDIKIDAGRLSEVWRGNVLAIGLAGSFLEPLEATSIHGTLVQLLLFAHRHLADFCDTNGRDAYNAAIAEQVDDFRDFINLHYVSERRDTPFWTDVAENFILPQTRERLERWSRKMPDASDFTNNLGGLPHVEELLHLPVLDGLGLLNQQVARAAMDRDKRLRAFARETTDYLTQQAKTAASKALSHKEYLSRLKAAH
- a CDS encoding beta-galactosidase gives rise to the protein MTRSIGVCYYPEHWPEEIWAEDAARMAEAGIKWVRIAEFAWSRMEPEEGTYDLDWLDRAIETLGAAGLKIVMCTPTATPPRWMGTKHPDMYAVDAQGRPRGFGSRRHYDFAHQGYREDCARITTKLAERYGKNPHVAAWQTDNEYACHDTTVSYSPVALVQFRDWLARKYQSPQALNRAWGNVFWSMEYASFDEIALPNLTVTEPNPAHVMDFRRFASDQVAEFNKVQTDILRRHTDAPLIHNYMGFEVSFDHFKVGADLDVASWDSYPIGFLSQKVEAPNAHKIHHLRTGDPDLQGFHHDLYRAVGRGRWWVMEQQPGPVNWAPWNPAPLAGMPRLWAWEAFAHGAEVVSYFRWRQAPFAQEQMHAGLLRPDSAPAPALGEATQVAKEIAALGEDAGCAKGQAAIVFDYASAWAWQTQPQGRDFSYYQIVFDLYRGLRRLGIDVDILPPDTAALGDYKLALVPAMFTLPDSLKDAIAAHEGIVLVGPRTNSKTPDFAIPTPLPPSLSGLDCTVSRVESLPPSATVPLHGGGHFKRWFEELESADVLLKTEGGMPAVVGGNIRYLAGWPDDAACHHILSDAAKAAGIEVENLPNGLRRRDTQGHRIWFNYNPDPVTHRGLTIDGCGVHIEKL
- a CDS encoding extracellular solute-binding protein, with protein sequence MTFTATRTALTAALLSSVAFGAAAEDYTITVWAGGSGDNATYRWEAIEMAADLMEREAAVRGEELTITVESQAWTGWDDFKQAFTLASEADNAPDIIVSGHEDIGPWSEAGLIVPIEDYVFFDSYPLNTIYPNLIDVATFNGQIWGIPQDAEARVMYWSIPALEAIGWSADEIDSLPDRIASGEFTLYDMLDAVKKMQDAGVLEANMGFAPRVSNGPDYWQFYQSFGGEMADEESGKLVVDTEALKGTYQFFVDATEMGVVSGTHLGSEWDVWHQNAASGNYGAWHGGTWHYAQWTNQFGLEDFFNTVQYSLIPAGNDAGRANSITHPLVYLVTSAASEDEAVIAAELIAKASTPEINALHAVKSAHLAISEDETTVPLYAENRWLAAASERLAPSTNAIPNNSDFGVYWTAMFDGLEAAWTGVSSVDDAVAEVETTVKQALGDDVIIR
- the melA gene encoding alpha-glucosidase/alpha-galactosidase, with amino-acid sequence MTGSPKIAFIGAGSSVFMKNIIGDVLQRPALQNAHVALMDINRERLEESEIVFNKLVSSLGVPATHSLHTDRREALDGADFVVVAFQIGGYDPCTITDFEVPKKYGLRQTIADTLGVGGIMRGLRTVPHLWAICEDMLDVCPDALMLQYVNPMAINTWAIAKKYPQIKQVGLCHSVQGTAHELASDLQIADDKIRYLSAGINHVAFFLKFEEIMEDGSYRDLYPDLQKGYAEGTYPRPESSWNKRCPNKVRYEMMKKTGYFATESSEHFAEYTPWFIKEGREDLIERFGIPLDEYPKRCIEQIDRWKDTLDKYKEADKIDVPSSVEYASQIINSVWTGVPSVIYGNIANDDYIPALPHGCAVEVPCLVDRNGIQPTRVANVPPQLAAIMRSNVNVQELTVAALLEERRDHIYHAAMMDPHTGAELDLDQIWELMDELIEAHGEWLPSWIHEQKA